The Oncorhynchus tshawytscha isolate Ot180627B unplaced genomic scaffold, Otsh_v2.0 Un_contig_766_pilon_pilon, whole genome shotgun sequence genomic sequence TCAGCACACGCAGCGGCCAGGAGAAGGTGAAGGCAGCGGCTGCCCAGAACACGTAGTTGGACACGTACCAGGGCAGGTGGTCCAGGTCTGAATAGGCAATCATGTACTCCTTAAAGTCTACATTCTTCAGGTGCATGCCCTCGCGGGCCTCCATGTAGTCGTCCAGGCCCTCGTTCTCGGTGAAGAAGCGGGCCCGCTGGGTTAGGTAGGAGTTCTCCGACTCCACATTGGCAAAGCTAAAGCACTTGGTGAACCTCAGCTTGGTGACGGggaagctgtccaggccctgcaGCTGCTTGGAGATGTCGTTCACGCCGCAGTTGCCGTAGTTAAACTCCGCCTCAGCCACGTACGTGTTGACACGCTGGTGATACACTTGCGTGGTGGTGTAGGCGTCTCCGTTACGGTAGCGCGTCACTTGCCGCGTGCGCCGCACATAATGGTAGCTGATGGCCTTCCACCAGATGCAGGGTGTGGCCTGCTGCATGCACCCAATGCGCTCGCCCACACTCTCCACGTCCACCTTGTACAGCAGTGCGTTGTGGGTGCAGCAGTGCCAGCACTCCACCAGGTAGACCACGTATAGCATGACCATGAAGGCCACAGGAATGTAGATGTATCCGTTGGAGCAGGGGCTTTCGTGGTACATCATTGACTTGACCTTGTAGGCACTGTCGAAGGAAAGCCGTGTCACCTTGGTCACGTGGCACCAGGTCATGGCCCCCACACAGCCGTACATGAGTAGGGACAGGAGCAGGCATTTCCAGTGGCTATCCCTGCATAGGGACTTACTGAGGGACTGCTTCAGGGGCCGCTGCTGCACAGGGGGAAATGGAGAAAGAAAATAGCAATGAGTCTGGGAAAACATACCTGTAAGCATTGTTGTGCTAACCATTATACATACAGTGAGAAAATACACATATCAAATGCACAATGAGAATGATGAATTGATGGATATTTGAAGCAATAGCTATCTTTTAAATAACTCTATAGAAACAGTCAACTTGAAAGAATTTGAGGCAAAAGCAATTACTCTTTGCAACACATGAAATATTCAGCCATCTAAGTGCTTTGACATACTGTATCTTATGTATGAGCAAAGAGCTGCTTGCTCATGTCTTTGCTTGTTATGATCAAACAGTTCAGACTTTATCTGAACTTTCACACGATCAACCTCCCCACGAGAATCTTTTTGTTtccatttcttttttaaatttatacTAGTCaatttttcatattttttccaACACCAGATAAAAACATACACATGCGAACATTGATTTCCAGCGCACACAAACAACGACTACATCTCATCAGCCCGGATCCGCATGCTCACACTCCcttccctagtgcctgcattattgtttgccacACTGCCTTAAATTGTCCAGATTTGTTTTTCTCGGTCGACTATGTATAGattttttcaagatgagtgatgagaagagaatcaGCCCATTTGGTATCTCACTATATGCCATGTcgtgaaatatgcagacagacagattaaaagtgcatttacattgtaatacttctgacagacaACTTTATAGCTCTGCCCATTACTTTTGGACTTCATAGCATTCATagaaagcatggattattgagtcatttttagttttacacttaagataTGACTCTGCTGAGGTATATCCATCAGTGCTGTAGAATTTTGtattttgtctcttgtataataaattAATTCTATACAatagtttatactggattaagttTACATTTTCATTTACTGTCATTTCATTAGTTATGctccaacattccctccatcttgtgccaacatcagttatttttaagtcttgattCCAATAGTTGATATTTTTTCTAATTAATTGGATAGGTTGGATACGATATGCTCTCTGCAAGATTTTGTATGTCTTACCTATCATGTGAACATCTCTTTCCCTCAAGGTtgttctgatgtccaaaagatttcAAATAAAACATGTTGTGATATGGAACTTTTAATTGCATCGatttgaaaatatctacattggtcagaccaaaatagattttaaattatataatggaaataaatgtatttcctgttACCAAGTCATTTACGGTATCcatgcctttagttttccatgtggaccaatttCTTGGTTAATTCTGAAAAGCTAGTCAAGGATTGTTCCGTAGGTTACGTTTTTAGGGAGTGATATTTGTTCTTGTAGAATAAGTGTAtttttcttccatattgttatagcgttcttaactatgaagttgttaacgttcttagctttatcctttgaaaataaaaagattctggggatgagcatgagcatcttcaatatgtaccgATTGTTCCCctttagtgcatttaactatatggcacaagtaaaagccttgggtagtgagttgatacaattccaagtctggaaggttaaaaACTCCCTCACACTTAGGAAGATGtaaaactttattttttattctatGACCGggtatacttttttaaagaatgtcttcggtggggtaattggtattaccaaaaataaatacattccaTTACATTCTGAAGAGGCTTATACTACCTGTAAGATTTATGGGAATATTGTACCATTTAATTAAATCTGCTTtcatatgtgactcgtttcaggaaactggGGGTAGGAGAGCCAttttggaacatgtgaactttcatgtccCTTAATTACAAACTTGTATGCTATCTGGAAATatgaaaaaaaaagttaaattacgagcctagttagtTCAGCTACGGAAAAAGTGAGGAACCTTCCcattagccatgattg encodes the following:
- the LOC112217313 gene encoding transmembrane protein 151B-like, which codes for MFSQTHCYFLSPFPPVQQRPLKQSLSKSLCRDSHWKCLLLSLLMYGCVGAMTWCHVTKVTRLSFDSAYKVKSMMYHESPCSNGYIYIPVAFMVMLYVVYLVECWHCCTHNALLYKVDVESVGERIGCMQQATPCIWWKAISYHYVRRTRQVTRYRNGDAYTTTQVYHQRVNTYVAEAEFNYGNCGVNDISKQLQGLDSFPVTKLRFTKCFSFANVESENSYLTQRARFFTENEGLDDYMEAREGMHLKNVDFKEYMIAYSDLDHLPWYVSNYVFWAAAAFTFSWPLRVLTEYRTAYLHYHVEKLFGFDCVPVTPSEERPYCHHIPRVNTIESTELEWHIRSNQQLLPSYSEAVLMDLAQLSSGGGSNANTYSVCGSYGSYRQNCERCHCTISSSSIFSRSALSICNGTSPHIPFSASHFSLSRLYGSRRSCLWRSSGSLNETSCPTESTRCLTPSDQPASEENPPDYQDALYFPVLIVHRNEGCLNHSLHMNGSCVETTL